One segment of Castanea sativa cultivar Marrone di Chiusa Pesio chromosome 3, ASM4071231v1 DNA contains the following:
- the LOC142626936 gene encoding cysteine-tryptophan domain-containing zinc finger protein 7-like, translating to MGKTELEEGAACCSSYIDNDQNIDIDVAFSYIDKRIQGVLGHHQKEFEGGLSAENLGARFGGYGSFLPTYQWSPSTCSKASQQAQNNHSHDQPLEGAPQNSKVIMRPELASTYRALPELRNSSVDSLSKVCNSRNYISNHKPLKLSTNQSDKKTLKFRIKVGSDNILTEKSAATYSNLGLDMSPSSSSDGSHTEWEGNSPDSHSKQSESPSCIIKILTSFPIPNGVLLSPLHDNLVCPLEEKNLLDGSRSPPFKEMDAVFENEFASKMHCKKVLREKKKNFGDKNERFVESKNGNFEDPVNPVNAGLKNEEKIKISVSKEIASDILKLPPKSSKHTNGGGLGNGIAMAASEPNMGKAKEKNFSSHLVKEETLGSIASRSGDEQNTKNGLAEMIQKDKNVVYDIRKDGRTKDDRSCNLFERNCDMPKGSKVCDWGTAAPIKEEL from the exons gatAAGAGGATTCAAGGTGTTTTGGGACATCATCAGAAAGAGTTTGAGGGTGGACTTTCTGCAGAAAACTTGG GGGCAAGATTTGGTGGATATGGTTCATTTTTACCTACGTATCAGTGGTCTCCTTCTACTTGCTCAAAGGCTTCACAACAAGCTCAAAACAATCATTCTCATGATCAGCCCTTAGAG GGTGCCCCACAGAATTCAAAAGTTATCATGAGACCTGAACTTGCTTCAACTTATCGTGCACTACCTGAACTAAGGAATTCTTCTGTGGATAGTTTGTCCAAAGTTTGTAATTCAAGGAATTATATTTCAAATCACAAACCTCTCAAACTGTCAACCAATCAGTCTGATAAAAAAACACTGAAGTTCCGGATCAAGGTGGGGTCAGACAACATTTTAACTGAAAAGAGTGCTGCAACCTACAGCAATCTTGGTCTTGACATGtctccatcctcatcatcagATGGCAGCCATACAGAGTGGGAAGGGAACTCTCCAGATTCTCATAGTAAACAGAGTGAATCTCCCTCCTGCATTATTAAG ATCTTGACTTCTTTTCCTATTCCAAATGGCGTGCTATTGTCGCCTCTTCATGATAATTTGGTTTGCCCATTGGAAGAAAAAAATCTCTTAGATGGAAGTAGATCTCCACCTTTTAAAGAGATGGATGCTGTCTTTGAAAATGAGTTTGCTTCAAAAATGCATTGTAAAAAGGTGCtcagagagaagaaaaagaattttggggATAAAAATGAGAGGTTTGTTGAATCAAAGAATGGGAATTTTGAGGATCCTGTTAATCCTGTTAATGCTGGTttgaagaatgaagaaaaaattaagatctcAGTGAGCAAGGAGATTGCATCTGATATCTTGAAGCTTCCACCTAAATCTAGTAAACATACTAATGGTGGTGGCTTGGGAAATGGTATTGCTATGGCTGCATCTGAACCCAATATGGGTAaggcaaaggaaaaaaatttctcctcACACTTGGTAAAAGAGGAAACTTTGGGGTCAATAGCTTCCAGGAGTGGTGATGAGCAGAATACAAAGAATGGTTTGGCAGAAATGATCCAGAAAGATAAAAATGTAGTCTATGATATAAGAAAAGATGGCAGAACCAAAGATGATAGAAGTTGTAATTTGTTTGAACGGAATTGTGACATGCCAAAGGGAAGCAAAGTTTGTGATTGGGGAACAGCAGCTCCCATAAAAGAGGAATTGTGA